One Panicum virgatum strain AP13 chromosome 3N, P.virgatum_v5, whole genome shotgun sequence DNA segment encodes these proteins:
- the LOC120665729 gene encoding chaperone protein dnaJ 49-like, which translates to MDGNKDEALRSIKLAKSAFTSGDRQRAEKLVRIAQRLDPSVPLDLLSPAEKSDILNGATCHGKTGRGQACENPKTPKESVGHVNADQVYTEENIRVVQDIRKKKDYYAVLGVERRCSVEEIRKAYRRLSLKVHPDKNKAPGAEDAFKLVSKAFKCLSNDQSRKTYDQTGTIEDHEFNEQYPNAMRRGMARRRTQARSGFYNYEEDFDPDEIFRSFFYGTHDNLFRAQNTYRARGTVRQQQQRREHTVQGGSGINLTVLMHLAVVLIIVSLAFIPVQRPEYSLQKTYYFPISKVTQKHGVEYFVSKQDFDQKFPQGSQSREILEQYVFKDYKNLLGRYCHVERQRRQWAKDYPTPNCDRLRNLSVA; encoded by the coding sequence ATGGATGGGAACAAGGATGAAGCCTTGAGATCTATCAAGCTTGCAAAATCTGCATTCACATCTGGGGATAGGCAGCGTGCAGAAAAATTAGTCAGAATTGCTCAAAGATTGGACCCTAGTGTTCCACTTGATTTGTTGAGCCCAGCTGAGAAGTCTGACATCCTGAACGGTGCTACTTGCCACGGCAAAACAGGAAGAGGCCAAGCTTGTGAAAACCCCAAAACACCAAAAGAATCAGTTGGTCATGTTAATGCTGATCAGGTCTACACTGAGGAGAATATTAGAGTGGTTCAAGATATCAGGAAAAAGAAGGATTATTATGCAGTTCTTGGAGTAGAGAGGAGATGCTCTGTGGAGGAAATTAGGAAGGCCTACAGGAGATTATCACTGAAGGTTCATCCTGACAAGAATAAGGCTCCTGGGGCAGAGGATGCGTTCAAGTTAGTAAGCAAGGCGTTCAAGTGCCTAAGCAATGATCAGTCGCGGAAGACTTATGACCAGACAGGAACCATTGAGGACCATGAGTTTAATGAGCAATATCCCAATGCCATGAGGCGGGGAATGGCCAGGCGGAGGACGCAAGCAAGAAGTGGCTTCTATAACTACGAAGAAGATTTTGATCCAGATGAGATATTCAGGTCCTTCTTTTATGGCACCCATGATAATTTGTTTCGTGCCCAGAATACCTACAGAGCAAGGGGAACAGTTAGGCAACAGCAACAGAGAAGGGAGCATACAGTCCAGGGTGGTTCTGGCATAAACCTAACAGTGTTAATGCACCTTGCAGTAGTATTGATTATTGTTTCACTTGCATTCATTCCAGTGCAGAGGCCTGAGTATTCCCTGCAGAAGACATATTACTTCCCCATATCAAAGGTCACTCAAAAGCATGGGGTGGAATACTTTGTCAGCAAACAAGATTTTGATCAGAAGTTTCCACAGGGGAGTCAATCTAGAGAGATTCTTGAGCAGTATGTTTTTAAGGACTATAAGAATCTGCTTGGAAGATATTGCCATGTGGAACGTCAACGGCGTCAATGGGCTAAGGACTACCCTACCCCTAACTGTGACAGGCTAAGGAACCTATCTGTAGCGTAA